One window from the genome of Cryptomeria japonica chromosome 6, Sugi_1.0, whole genome shotgun sequence encodes:
- the LOC131054824 gene encoding xyloglucan endotransglucosylase protein 6 isoform X1, with product MAAQGKSVCCWWVFLTLIIVLVSVGGSQCAEFNDYFYPSWAEDHVMYEGQMLKLKLDNISGAGFASKSTYLFGKANVQIKLVAGDSAGTVTAFYMSSQGDQHDEFDFEFLGNKSGEPYIVQTNVYSQGVGKREQRLYLWFDPTQDFHSYSLLWNRHQVVFMVDDVPIRVFKNRENETGLAYPQRQAMGVYSSIWNADDWATQGGLVKTDWSHAPFIASYRNFSIDACEYKGPQSMSECSSSSSSSSWWWDQAAYDSLDGKQRLKLRWVHDKYMIYDYCRDSTRFSTPQPECAQRI from the exons ATGGCTGCCCAGGGGAAGAGCGTATGTTGTTGGTGGGTTTTTCTCACCCTCATAATTGTCTTAGTGAGTGTGGGGGGCTCACAATGTGCAGAGTTCAATGACTATTTCTACCCCAGTTGGGCAGAGGATCATGTCATGTATGAAGGACAAATGCTCAAGCTTAAGCTCGACAATATTTCTG GTGCAGGATTTGCTTCTAAAAGCACATACCTCTTTGGAAAGGCAAATGTGCAAATCAAGCTTGTTGCAGGGGACTCAGCAGGCACTGTTACAGCTTTTTAT ATGTCTTCACAAGGTGACCAGCACGATGAATTCGACTTCGAGTTTTTAGGCAACAAATCTGGAGAGCCATACATTGTGCAGACCAATGTGTACTCACAGGGAGTGGGCAAAAGAGAACAGAGGCTCTACCTGTGGTTCGACCCAACACAAGACTTCCATTCCTATTCCTTGCTGTGGAATCGCCACCAAGTAGT GTTCATGGTGGATGATGTACCCATCAGAGTATTCAAGAACAGGGAGAATGAAACTGGATTGGCATACCCACAGAGGCAGGCAATGGGGGTGTATTCATCCATTTGGAATGCAGATGACTGGGCTACACAGGGAGGACTTGTAAAAACTGACTGGAGCCATGCCCCTTTCATTGCTAGTTACAGGAATTTCAGCATTGACGCCTGCGAGTACAAGGGCCCACAGTCGATGAGTGagtgttcatcatcatcatcttcatcgtcGTGGTGGTGGGACCAGGCTGCATATGATTCTCTGGATGGGAAACAGAGGCTGAAACTCAGATGGGTACACGACAAATACATGATATACGACTACTGCAGGGATTCCACCAGATTTTCCACGCCTCAGCCTGAGTGTGCACAAAGAATATAA
- the LOC131054824 gene encoding xyloglucan endotransglucosylase protein 6 isoform X2, producing MAAQGKSVCCWWVFLTLIIVLVSVGGSQCAEFNDYFYPSWAEDHVMYEGQMLKLKLDNISGFASKSTYLFGKANVQIKLVAGDSAGTVTAFYMSSQGDQHDEFDFEFLGNKSGEPYIVQTNVYSQGVGKREQRLYLWFDPTQDFHSYSLLWNRHQVVFMVDDVPIRVFKNRENETGLAYPQRQAMGVYSSIWNADDWATQGGLVKTDWSHAPFIASYRNFSIDACEYKGPQSMSECSSSSSSSSWWWDQAAYDSLDGKQRLKLRWVHDKYMIYDYCRDSTRFSTPQPECAQRI from the exons ATGGCTGCCCAGGGGAAGAGCGTATGTTGTTGGTGGGTTTTTCTCACCCTCATAATTGTCTTAGTGAGTGTGGGGGGCTCACAATGTGCAGAGTTCAATGACTATTTCTACCCCAGTTGGGCAGAGGATCATGTCATGTATGAAGGACAAATGCTCAAGCTTAAGCTCGACAATATTTCTG GATTTGCTTCTAAAAGCACATACCTCTTTGGAAAGGCAAATGTGCAAATCAAGCTTGTTGCAGGGGACTCAGCAGGCACTGTTACAGCTTTTTAT ATGTCTTCACAAGGTGACCAGCACGATGAATTCGACTTCGAGTTTTTAGGCAACAAATCTGGAGAGCCATACATTGTGCAGACCAATGTGTACTCACAGGGAGTGGGCAAAAGAGAACAGAGGCTCTACCTGTGGTTCGACCCAACACAAGACTTCCATTCCTATTCCTTGCTGTGGAATCGCCACCAAGTAGT GTTCATGGTGGATGATGTACCCATCAGAGTATTCAAGAACAGGGAGAATGAAACTGGATTGGCATACCCACAGAGGCAGGCAATGGGGGTGTATTCATCCATTTGGAATGCAGATGACTGGGCTACACAGGGAGGACTTGTAAAAACTGACTGGAGCCATGCCCCTTTCATTGCTAGTTACAGGAATTTCAGCATTGACGCCTGCGAGTACAAGGGCCCACAGTCGATGAGTGagtgttcatcatcatcatcttcatcgtcGTGGTGGTGGGACCAGGCTGCATATGATTCTCTGGATGGGAAACAGAGGCTGAAACTCAGATGGGTACACGACAAATACATGATATACGACTACTGCAGGGATTCCACCAGATTTTCCACGCCTCAGCCTGAGTGTGCACAAAGAATATAA
- the LOC131054823 gene encoding xyloglucan endotransglucosylase/hydrolase protein 9 — protein sequence MAGAGKVMGLCWWALKIAVVLMVGLGLEGSQCAEFNDFFYPSWAEDHVMYEGQTLKLRLDNTSGAGFASKSTYLFGKAYVQIKLVPGDSAGTVTAFYMSSQGDQHDEFDFEFLGNKSGEPYIVQTNVYSKGVGNREQRLYLWFDPTQDFHSYSFLWNRHQVVFMVDDVPVRVFKNKENETGVAYPQRQAMGVFSSIWNADDWATQGGLVKTEWSHAPFIATYRNFSIDACEYRGPPSISDCSTSSSLWWDRPAYASLDGKQRVKLRWVQNKYMIYDYCRDSTRFSTPQPECAQRV from the exons ATGGCGGGGGCAGGAAAAGTAATGGGTTTATGTTGGTGGGCTCTCAAAATTGCTGTTGTTTTGATGGTGGGTTTGGGATTGGAGGGCTCACAATGTGCAGAGTTCAATGATTTCTTCTACCCCAGTTGGGCAGAGGATCATGTCATGTATGAGGGGCAAACGCTCAAGCTTAGGCTTGACAATACCTCTG GTGCAGGATTTGCTTCCAAGAGCACATATCTATTTGGGAAGGCATATGTGCAGATCAAACTTGTTCCTGGGGACTCTGCTGGCACTGTCACTGCCTTCTAT ATGTCTTCACAAGGTGACCAGCATGATGAGTTTGACTTCGAATTCTTGGGCAACAAGTCTGGAGAGCCATACATCGTGCAGACCAATGTTTACTCCAAAGGAGTGGGCAACAGAGAACAGAGGCTCTACTTGTGGTTCGACCCAACACAAGATTTCCATTCATATTCCTTTCTGTGGAATCGCCACCAAGTTGT GTTCATGGTGGATGATGTGCCAGTGAGAGTATTCAAGAACAAGGAGAATGAAACAGGAGTGGCATATCCACAGAGGCAGGCAATGGGGGTATTTTCTTCCATATGGAATGCAGATGACTGGGCTACACAGGGGGGACTGGTGAAAACTGAGTGGAGCCATGCCCCCTTCATTGCTACTTACAGGAATTTCAGCATTGATGCCTGTGAGTACAGAGGCCCACCCTCCATAAGTGACTGTTCAACCTCTTCATCGTTGTGGTGGGACCGGCCTGCTTATGCTTCTCTGGATGGGAAACAGAGGGTGAAGCTGAGATGGGTTCAGAACAAATACATGATTTATGACTACTGCAGGGATTCCACTAGGTTCTCCACGCCTCAGCCAGAGTGTGCACAAAGAGTATAA